A single Saccharolobus shibatae B12 DNA region contains:
- a CDS encoding NAD-dependent epimerase/dehydratase family protein, translated as MKFLITGGAGFLGSHLIEHLDGEITLVDDLSTAKYELPKKVKFIRQKIENFHTDEKFDYVIHLAARPSPEDYTQHPVETILSNSLGTYNALEIARKSDAVFLYTSSSEIYGNAEIIPTPEDYWGKVNPIGVRSCYDESKRFSEALIMAYYREYGLDTRIQRPFNVYGPRLREDGSYGRVISRFIYQALKGEDLTIFGDGNQTRAFLYVDDWIEATLKILFMNGLKGEVINIGSDKETRIIDLANLIIQLTNSKSKIKLLPPRQDDPPRRAADISKAKKLLNWEPKTSLEEGLKKTIDWFKSVMK; from the coding sequence ATGAAATTTCTTATAACGGGAGGAGCAGGATTCCTCGGCTCTCATCTAATTGAACATTTAGATGGAGAAATTACGCTAGTTGATGATTTATCTACAGCAAAATACGAATTGCCGAAGAAAGTCAAATTCATCAGACAGAAAATAGAAAATTTTCATACTGACGAGAAGTTCGACTATGTAATTCATTTAGCTGCAAGACCCTCACCGGAAGATTACACTCAACATCCCGTTGAAACCATATTATCGAATTCACTCGGAACATATAATGCCTTAGAAATAGCTAGGAAAAGCGATGCCGTATTTTTATACACATCCTCTTCAGAAATTTACGGTAATGCAGAAATCATTCCAACACCAGAGGATTATTGGGGAAAAGTAAACCCCATAGGAGTTAGAAGCTGTTACGACGAGAGTAAAAGATTCTCCGAAGCACTAATCATGGCATACTACAGAGAATACGGTTTAGATACAAGAATACAGAGACCCTTTAACGTATATGGGCCAAGACTAAGAGAAGACGGAAGTTATGGTAGAGTAATTTCACGCTTTATTTACCAAGCATTAAAGGGAGAAGATTTGACAATTTTCGGAGACGGGAATCAGACTAGAGCATTCCTTTACGTGGATGATTGGATTGAAGCAACTCTAAAAATCCTATTCATGAATGGATTAAAAGGCGAGGTAATCAATATAGGTTCCGATAAAGAAACTAGAATAATAGACCTCGCAAACCTCATCATACAACTTACAAATAGTAAATCCAAAATCAAACTCTTACCACCCAGACAAGACGACCCACCAAGAAGAGCAGCAGATATAAGCAAGGCAAAGAAATTGTTAAACTGGGAACCCAAAACATCACTGGAAGAAGGCTTAAAGAAGACCATCGACTGGTTCAAGAGCGTGATGAAATGA